The following are encoded in a window of Falco biarmicus isolate bFalBia1 chromosome 8, bFalBia1.pri, whole genome shotgun sequence genomic DNA:
- the YBEY gene encoding endoribonuclease YbeY isoform X2, with translation MSVVLRNAQRAVPVRRVPLRRAVCALRAALGASRFDVGLVCAGNGLMRRLNGAYRQRPEPTDVLSFPFHRVTAGELPRPRCRDEYNLGDIFLGVEYIHQQCRATGEDFDSVLAVPFV, from the exons ATGAGCGTGGTGCTGCGGAACGCCCAGCGAGCCGTGCCGGTGCGCCGGGTCCCGCTCCGCCGCGCTGTCTGTGCCCTGCGGGCCGCCTTAGGTGCCTCTCGCTTCGACGTGGGGCTGGTTTGTGCCGGCAACGGGTTGATGCGGCGTCTTAACGGCGCGTACCGGCAGCGCCCGGAGCCCACCGACGTCCTGTCCTTCCCCTTCCACCGGGTCACGGCGGGGGAGCTGCCGCGGCCGCGCTGCCGCGACGAATACAACTTGGGGGACATTTTCCTGGGGGTGGAGTACATCCACCAGCAGTGCCGCGCCACCGGGGAGGACTTCGACAGCGTGCTGGCG GTACCTTTTGTATGA
- the YBEY gene encoding endoribonuclease YbeY isoform X1, which yields MSVVLRNAQRAVPVRRVPLRRAVCALRAALGASRFDVGLVCAGNGLMRRLNGAYRQRPEPTDVLSFPFHRVTAGELPRPRCRDEYNLGDIFLGVEYIHQQCRATGEDFDSVLAVTAAHGLCHLLGYQHNTESEWQQMYRKEVEILEELNRLTGASLRPLTAGLF from the exons ATGAGCGTGGTGCTGCGGAACGCCCAGCGAGCCGTGCCGGTGCGCCGGGTCCCGCTCCGCCGCGCTGTCTGTGCCCTGCGGGCCGCCTTAGGTGCCTCTCGCTTCGACGTGGGGCTGGTTTGTGCCGGCAACGGGTTGATGCGGCGTCTTAACGGCGCGTACCGGCAGCGCCCGGAGCCCACCGACGTCCTGTCCTTCCCCTTCCACCGGGTCACGGCGGGGGAGCTGCCGCGGCCGCGCTGCCGCGACGAATACAACTTGGGGGACATTTTCCTGGGGGTGGAGTACATCCACCAGCAGTGCCGCGCCACCGGGGAGGACTTCGACAGCGTGCTGGCG GTGACGGCGGCCCACGGACTGTGCCACTTGCTGGGCTACCAGCACAACACGGAATCCGAGTGGCAGCAG ATGTACCGGAAGGAGGTGGAGATCCTGGAGGAGCTGAACCGGCTCACCGGCGCCAGCCTCCGGCCCCTAACGGCGGGCCTCTTCTGA